A window of the Gossypium arboreum isolate Shixiya-1 chromosome 2, ASM2569848v2, whole genome shotgun sequence genome harbors these coding sequences:
- the LOC108465356 gene encoding probable 2-oxoglutarate-dependent dioxygenase AOP1, whose translation MSSETLVRLPVIDFSKQELKPGSPEWDLVKLQVREALEEYGCFEALFDQILELRHAVFGAMEELFDLPLQTKKLHVSGKLFRGYYRDASGLHENMTIDDAHIAENIESDLTNILWPQGNKSFSETLVSFTRLASGLEKTIRRMIFETFGVEKYVDEFIDSTNYILKVMKYEGSQSSEPSLRAHSDQNLVTLLYQNEVNGLEIQNKDGEWINVKPLPNTFFVMTGESLSVWLNGGLRSTYHRVMMKESKTRYCVGLFATPRGGYQVKAPKELVDDKNGLLFNPFDYEEFLGFYSIQAARGALEYGLKAYCSV comes from the exons ATGAGTTCAGAAACCCTGGTTAGGCTTCCGGTCATAGATTTCTCGAAACAAGAGCTGAAGCCAGGCAGTCCTGAGTGGGATTTGGTGAAACTCCAAGTCCGGGAAGCACTGGAGGAGTACGGTTGTTTCGAGGCTTTGTTTGACCAAATCCTGGAGCTTCGACACGCAGTATTTGGAGCCATGGAGGAGCTCTTCGATCTGCCTTTACAAACCAAAAAGCTTCATGTTTCAGGCAAGCTATTTCGAGGCTATTATAGGGACGCATCAGGACTGCATGAAAACATGACCATTGATGATGCACATATTGCTGAAAACATTGAATCAGACCTCACTAACATCTTGTGGCCACAAGGAAACAAAAGCTTCAG TGAAACCCTAGTATCTTTCACACGGCTAGCATCAGGATTAGAGAAGACAATTAGGAGGATGATTTTTGAGACTTTTGGTGTGGAGAAATATGTGGATGAGTTCATTGACTCCACAAATTATATTCTCAAGGTCATGAAATATGAAGGGTCTCAAAGTAGCGAGCCAAGCCTTAGGGCTCACTCGGATCAAAATCTGGTGACCCTTTTGTATCAAAATGAAGTTAATGGATTAGAGATTCAAAACAAAGATGGTGAATGGATCAATGTAAAACCATTACCGAACACTTTCTTTGTTATGACTGGAGAGTCCCTCAGC GTATGGTTAAATGGTGGATTGCGTTCTACTTATCATCGCGTCATGATGAAGGAGAGCAAGACAAGGTATTGCGTGGGATTGTTTGCAACGCCTAGAGGAGGGTACCAAGTAAAGGCTCCAAAAGAGCTTGTGGATGACAAAAATGGCTTACTCTTCAATCCCTTTGACTATGAAGAATTTTTGGGATTTTACTCTATCCAAGCCGCTCGAGGAGCACTTGAATATGGTCTTAAGGCTTATTGCAGTGTCTAA